The Periplaneta americana isolate PAMFEO1 chromosome 10, P.americana_PAMFEO1_priV1, whole genome shotgun sequence genome includes a window with the following:
- the LOC138708106 gene encoding uncharacterized protein: MENHGSATHSWSKPAIVGGKVQGVMRRPAEGGRLVIVHAGTYNGFIPGADLIFASNLKTGQDYHGAMNSETFQKWVERQLIVGLRDVGPPIIVMDNASYHNKAAEEQPTTKWRKDQLMTWLRQNGVPVSDNANKNELQQLCKRNKSHLKRHIVDELLAREGHTVLRLPPYHSFFNAIELVWSVAKNYYNKTVASRPGHGLDRAKSVWQEALSKVCS, encoded by the exons ATGGAAAACCACG GCTCTGCAACACATTCTTGGAGTAAACCAGCTATTGTTGGTGGTAAGGTTCAGGGAGTCATGCGTCGGCCTGCTGAGGGAGGAAGACTGGTCATCGTACATGCTGGAACCTATAATGGTTTTATTCCTG GTGCAGATTTAATATTTGCATCTAATTTGAAGACAGGCCAAGATTACCACGGTGCCATGAATAGTGAAACTTTCCAAAAGTGGGTGGAAAGGCAGCTTATTGTTGGTTTGAGAGATGTAGGTCCTCCCATCATTGTTATGGATAATGCATCGTACCACAATAAAGCTGCAGAGGAGCAACCCACAACAAAATGGAGAAAAGATCAGTTAATG ACATGGCTGAGACAGAATGGAGTACCAGTGTCAGACAATGCAAATAAGAATGAATTGCAACAGCTCTGCAAAAGGAATAAAAGCCATTTGAAGAG ACATATTGTTGATGAACTTTTAGCAAGAGAAGGCCACACAGTTCTGAGACTCCCTCCATACCATTCTTTCTTTAATGCGATTGAGCTTGTGTGGTCAGTGGCAAAGAACTATTATAACAAAACAGTAGCTTCACGCCCAGGCCATGGCTTAGATCGAGCCAAGTCTGTATGGCAGGAAGCACTCAGCAAGGTATGTAGTTAA